The sequence CCGTCAATTCCTTCGGGAGGGAATGGGTCAAAGTGATCTCCCATCTTGTTAACCATCTCATTGAAACCAGCCTCCAGCTCCGCTTGTGCCGGGTCGGCCGCTAAAGATTGAGAGGCCGCGATTGCTGCAGCTGAGATTCCCAGTTTCTGTAAGAACTCTCGTCGAAACGAGGTAGATCTCGATAAATTCGCTTCCCCAGAATGCTTGTCTTCAGGCATCGTTTCGCTCCTTTCTGACCTCAGTTGTCCCAAGCAAACGCTACATAGCGACTATAGGGGGCAGCAGCCACGATGGTTTCTCTCAAGTTGCTGATGTATTGCTCAGATCGTATTTGGACAAAACGGTCGGAAATTGAGTGAGAGGTCCCGCGCTTCCCGGAGTCGACCGAGGGGAGGTCGAACTTATGGGACGGGGGTGCGGCTGCATGAGGGACGCAACGCAGCGACGGTGGACGGCCGAGGGGAAGCTGCAGATCTTGGACGAGACGCGGAAGACCGGCCAAACAGTAAGCGAGGTGTGTCGCTGCCACTAGATAGCCCTGGGATAGTTCTACAGTTGGGAGGGGCAAGTGCCGTCAAGCGGCGCTGACAGCGTTGCGCAACTGCAAGCGCGGACGCAAGCCGGCCAAGACCGAGGCCGATCTGCAAGCGAATGGACATCATGCCGCGGCGACAACAAGGCGGTCCTTATCGGCGCCGGGCACGAACCCACGTTCGTACCGCTTTGCCAAAAATGTCGACCATAGCAATCCAGGTGGAGCAGGAATTTCCCGCAGCGCAAGATCAAAGAAGTTTCGCCGATCAATTTTACCGATACTACTTTTGACCGCCACTTAACTTACAACTCTCACACATCTCACACAAAACGCCGACTCATCTCCGAGGCGCGACGGAGCGGTTGTCATGAGTTGGTTGGCTCGGCGATTCCTCACGATTCCGGTTGCAGAAGTCACCTTCGCCCGGCGCGGTTTCCACGCCGGCGACGCTCAGACGTGCTCGTGGCTCGAGCACATCGGCCGCACCTTTCTCACCGGGTATCACGCCGCGCTCGAACACGATCCCGAGGCACTGGGCCGCGGCCTGGACGCGGTGGATCGCGATGTCCGCGGTTTTGCGTTCGAGGGCGCCGCGATGGCATTGACGCTCCTCGATGCTCTGTCGCCGTGGTCACGCAACAGGCGGATGACGGCGCTGCTGCGCGGCCGCGGGGCGGCGCACGTCTACATGGTTCACGTCGGCGCGGGTTGGGCGCTCGCCCGTCTGCGGCGGGGCGCCCGTCCGCCGGCGCATCTCGACCCCCTGCTCGGATGGCTGGCCGTCGACGGGTACGGCTTTCACGAGGGGTATTTCGCCTGGCGGCACTATGTCCGCGCGTGCCGGCCGCCGGTCCGGGTCAACGGGTACGAACGGCGGGTCTTCGATCAGGGCCTGGGGCGCAGCTTGTGGTTCGTCGACGGGGCGGATCCGGCGAGGATCGCCGCCGCGGTGGCGAGGTTTTCGCCCGACCGCCATAGCGATCTTTGGAGCGGCGTGGGCCTTGCCGGCGCGTACGCCGGCGGCGCAACCGAGACCGCGTTATCCGCGCTCGCGCGGGCGGCCGGCGCGTACCGTGCGTGCCTGGCGCAGGGCGCCGCGTTCGCTGCGACCGCCCGACAGCGCGCCGGCAATTCGTCGCCGTCCACCGAGGCCGCGTGCCGGGCCTTCTGCGCGATGTCCGCCGCCGAGGCGGCGCAGCTCGTTGAGGCGGCGTTGCAGGATCTCCATGCCGAAGGTCCGGTGCCCGCCTACGAGGTGTGGCGATCCCGGATCCGGCGTTGTTTTGCCGTGGAGGCCGCCGCGCCGCCGGCCGGGCGTAGCGCATGATTCGCCAGCGGGCCACCGCGTTGGTAGCCATTGGCGTCGTGCTGGCACTCTACATGATTGCCCAGCCATCGACCGTTGCGCCGGTCGACCTGGACCGCCTGGCTGCGGAGTTCGCCTTTACGTCGTCCCCGCTGCCGGGTGTGCCCGGCGAGATTGAGCGATCGGTACGTCCGGTCCACCCCAGCCTTCGGCACATCTCCGCCTGGATCTCCTCGGTCGGTGCCGCGGTCGCGCTCGCGGACATCGCCGGAACGGGACTGCCCGCGGATCTCTGTTATGTGGAGACGCGAACGAACCAGGTAATCGTCGCGCCAGTTCCCGGCACCGGCCCGCGGTATGCGCCGTTTGTGCTCGACCCGGCACCGCTGACGTACAACGCCACCATGGCGCCAATGGGATGTCTGGCGGGCGATCTCGCTGAGCGTGGTGTCACCGATCTGATCGTGTACTACTGGGGACGGACGCCGATCGCATTTCTACGCACGGAGCCATGCGGCGGGTTGCGGGCGCAGTGTTTCGTCCCACAGGAGCTCGTGAACGGCGGGCTCCGATGGTACACCAATGCGGCCCTTCTCGCCGACGTGGACGGAGACGGCCATCCGGACCTCGTCATCGGCAACTACTTTCCGGCCGGGGCACGCATCCTCGATCCGAACGCCGGCGGCCGGGAAACGATGCAGGCGTCGATGTCCCGGGCCCGCAACGGCGGTGGGCTGGTCCTGCTCCTGTGGGAAGGCGAGGTCCGCGGACCTCGGCCGGAGGTGAGATTCCGCGCCGTGCGTGGCGCGCTGCCCGACGCCGCGGAACATGGATGGACGCTCGGGCTCGGCGCGCAGGATCTTCGCGGCAGCCTCCTCCCCGATCTTTACGTCGCCAACGACTTCGGGCCCGACATCTTGCTGGACAACCGCTCCACCCCTGGGCATCCCCGGTTCGTGCCGCTGTACGGGCGGCGCGGCTTCGCGACCCCGTCCTCCTTCGTCCTTGGACGCGATTCGTTCAAAGGAATGGGGGTCGCGTTCGGCGACCTGACCGGCTCCGGGCACCGGGACATCGTGGTGAGCAACATCACGACTCCGTACGGCCTTGAGGAGAGCAACTTCGCATGGGTCAACACGGGGGACGTCGCCGCCATGGAGCGCGGAATTGCGCCGTTCGTCAACCGGGCCGAGGCCTTCGGACTGGCGCGCAGCGGCTGGGGATGGGACGTGAAGATCGCAGACTTCAATAACGCCGGGCGGCCGAACGTGCTCCAGGCTACGGGGTTCGTCAAGGGCGACGTGGACCGCTGGCCCGAGCTGCAGCAGCTGGCGATGGGGAACGATCTGTTGTTGCACGATCCGCGGATGTGGCCGAATTTCGTGCCGGGCGACGACCTGAGCGGTCACGAGCACCTGCGGTTCTTCGTCCCGGCGGCGGGCCATTTCGTGGACATCGCCACGCGCATCGGCCTCGGCACCCCGCGCGTCAGCCGCGGAATTGCCGCCGCGGACATCTTCGGTGACTGCCGATTGGATTTCGCGGTCGCCAGCCAATGGGACCGCTCCTACTTCTACCGCAACACGAGCGCGACCGTGGGGCGGTGCTTGGGGCTCCATCTTCTCGTGCCGGTGCGGAGGGGGGCGCCCGCAACGACGCAGATATTCCGTGGCCCGCGGCCTGGGGTCGCCGGCCGCCCGGCGCTCGGCGCGACGATCGAGGTTATTCTCCCGAACGGTCGCCATTTCGTGGCGGACGTCGACGGCGGGAACGGCCACTCGGGCAAGAGCAGTCCCGATGTACACGTCGGCCTTGGAGCAATCTCCGCGCTCACGACATTCACGACGGCGATTGCCTGGCGAGATCCTGATGGGATGATCCGACGGGAAACGCTACGGCTGACACCGGGATGGTATACGGTTGTCCTCGGTTGGCCCCAACGGAGGTAATGCTGTGGCCGCGCGCGATCCATGGTACCAGGATCGCCGGCTGGCCGGTCTGCGACGGTTTTCGATCGCCATTACCGTGTTCACGGTATTGGGGGAGACGGTATTCGGTTTCGAGCCCTCGTGGGCGCAGATCGTCGTCTCGGTCGTAACCGCGTACGGGATGGCGATCCTCCTCGAACTTGTCGATGCGTACGCCGCCCGACGGCCTGTCCGGTTCCTCGGAGGATGGGGCCTGCGCGGCCTCGGCGAGTTTCTGCTTCCCACTCACATCACGAGTCTGTCCGTGGGATTCCTGCTGTATGCGGGAGGGGCGCTGTGGCCGCTGGCGTTCGCCTCGGCCGCCGCGATCGCGTCAAAGGCGGTCTTCCGCGTGCCGACGGAGCGCGGAATGCGCCACTTCTTCAACCCGTCCAATTCGGGCATCACCCTGACGTTGCTCGTCTTCCCGTGGGTCGGGATCGCCGCCCCGTACGAGTTTACGGAAAACCTCCGTGGGGCGGCGCTGTGGCTGCTCCCGGCCGGCGTGCTCATCTCCGGGACGTTTCTGCTCTCGCGGTTCGCCCAACGGGTACCGCTGGCCGCCGCCTGGATCGTGGGGTTCGCGGCCCAGGCCGTCCTTCGGAGCATCCTCTTCGCGTCGCCGCTGTCCGCGGAACTGACCCCGATGACCGGCGTCGCCTTTGTGCTCTTCAGTATGTACATGGTGACCGACCCGGCATCGAGCCCGGGGAGCGCCGCCGGGCAAATCGAGTTCGGACTCGGTACCGCCGCCGCGTACGGGGCATTGATGGCTCTCCACGTCGCCTACACCCTGTTCTTCGCGCTGACGATTGTATGCGCAGCGCGGGGCGCAAGTTTGTACGCGGGCGCCTGGACGGCGCAACGTGCGAGGCTGCAGACCGCCCCTGCGGCGATTTCGGCCCTCGAAGCGACAAACCCGTGAAGCCCAGCATCGCGATCGTCGGGATGGCGTGCCGGTATCCGGACGCACGGACACCGCAAGAGTTGTGGGAAAACGTGCTCGCGCAGCGCCAAGCCTTCAGGCGCATCCCGCCGCAACGGCTGCGCCTCGAAGACTACCTTGCGCAAGATCGCGCCGCCGCCGATACGACGTACTCGACCGAAGCGGCGGTACTCGAAGGCTACGAGTTCGACCGCGTGCGTTTCCGGGTGTCCGCCGATGCCTTCCGGGCGGCCGACATGACCCACTGGCTCGCGCTGGATGTCGCGGTTCAGGCCCTCGCCGACGCGGGATTCCCGGGCGGCGCCGGACTCCCCCGCGATACGACCGGCGTCGTCCTCGGGAACACGCTCACGGGGGACGGTTCGCGCGCCAACGCGCTCCGGTTGCGCTGGCCGTTCGTCCGGCGCACGGTCGAGGCCTCGTTGGCGGCTGAGGACTGGCCTACCGACCGCCAGCAGGCGTTCCTCTCCGATCTCGAAGCACGGTTCAAAGCCCCGTTCCCGGCGCCGAACGAAGAGACCCTTGCCGGCAATCTCTCCAACACGATCGCCGGCCGGATCTGCAACTACTTGGACCTCAAAGGCGGCGGGTACGCCACGGATGGCGCGTGCGCCTCGTCCCTGCTCGCGGTCACCCAGGCGTGCGCGGCGCTCGAGGCCGGCGATCTTAACGTGGCGATCGCGGGCGGGGTGGACATCAGTCTCGATCCGTTCGAGCTCGTAGGCTTTGCGCGCACGGGCGCGCTCGCAGCCAACGAGATGCGCGTCTACGACACCCGTCCGACCGGGTTCTTGCCGGGCGAAGGATGCGGTTTTGTGGTGTTGATGCGGTCCGCCGACGCGAATGCGCAGGCGCGTCGCGTCTATGCGGAGGTCCGCGGCTGGGGGATCTCGTCGGACGGGCACGGCGGGATCACGCGGCCGGAGATGGCCGGCCAGCGCCTGGCGCTCAGGCGGGCGTACGATCGCGCGGGTTTTGGCATCGACACGGTGGCCTATTTTGAGGGCCACGGCACGGGGACGGCGGTGGGCGACAACACGGAGATCCTTACGTTGTCGACGTGCCTGGCCGAAGCCGGGGCCAGCCGTCCCGCGGCGCTTGGAACGGTAAAGGCGAACATCGGCCACACCAAAGCCGCCGCGGGAATCGCAGGGCTTCTCAAGAGCACAATGGCGGTGTGGACGCAGGTGGTACCGCCGGTGACCGGGTGCAGGAACCCGCACCAGGCACTCACCGCACGCTCGGGCGTCCTCCGCGTACCGGACGAAGGCGTCCGATGGCCCTCCGATCAGCCGCTCCGGAGCGGCGTCAGCGCGATGGGTTTCGGGGGCATCAACGTGCACGTCGCCATCGAGGCCGCGACGCCGGCCCGGCGCGGCGCGCTTACGTCGGACGAACAGACGCTGCTGTCATCAGCACAAGACGCGGAGTTGTTCCTGCTGGGAGGCCGGTCGATCGGTGAACTGCGCGCGCAGCTGGACCAGATCCGCCGCCGCGCGGCGTCGCTGTCGCGGGCGGAGATGACGGACTTGGCGGCGGCGCTCGCGCGGCAGATCCGGACGCCCGTCGCGCGAGCAGCCGTCGTAGCGTCCACGCCGGCCGAGTTCGGGACGCGGCTGGAAACGCTCCACCAATGGACCGGCGTGGACGCTCGGACCCGGCTGGACCCCACAGACGGCGTGTTCTTCGCCACCGGCCTGACCGCGCCGCGCATCGCATTTCTGTTCCCCGGACAGGGCTCTCCTGTCCGCCGGGACGGCGGCGCCCTGGGCCGCCGGTTCCGCTGGTTGGACGACGCGTACGCGCATGCGCCCTGGCTCCGCCACGATGGCGAGTTCCCCCAGGCGATGGTGCAATCCGCGATCGTCATGGCATCGCTTATCGCGATTGATGCGCTGGACAGTCTCGGGATCGGGGCGGCCGTCGCTATCGGGCACAGCCTCGGAGAGCTCACGGCGCTTCATTGGGCCGGCGCACTCGATCGCGAGGCGCTGCTGCGCGTCGTGGCAGCGCGCGGAGCCGCGATGACGGCGCTCAAAGGGCCGCACGGGGCGATGGCCAGCATCGCGGCTGGGCCCGAGGAGGTGCGCGGTCTGCTCAACGG is a genomic window of bacterium containing:
- a CDS encoding DUF1702 family protein, producing MSWLARRFLTIPVAEVTFARRGFHAGDAQTCSWLEHIGRTFLTGYHAALEHDPEALGRGLDAVDRDVRGFAFEGAAMALTLLDALSPWSRNRRMTALLRGRGAAHVYMVHVGAGWALARLRRGARPPAHLDPLLGWLAVDGYGFHEGYFAWRHYVRACRPPVRVNGYERRVFDQGLGRSLWFVDGADPARIAAAVARFSPDRHSDLWSGVGLAGAYAGGATETALSALARAAGAYRACLAQGAAFAATARQRAGNSSPSTEAACRAFCAMSAAEAAQLVEAALQDLHAEGPVPAYEVWRSRIRRCFAVEAAAPPAGRSA
- a CDS encoding ASPIC/UnbV domain-containing protein, whose protein sequence is MIRQRATALVAIGVVLALYMIAQPSTVAPVDLDRLAAEFAFTSSPLPGVPGEIERSVRPVHPSLRHISAWISSVGAAVALADIAGTGLPADLCYVETRTNQVIVAPVPGTGPRYAPFVLDPAPLTYNATMAPMGCLAGDLAERGVTDLIVYYWGRTPIAFLRTEPCGGLRAQCFVPQELVNGGLRWYTNAALLADVDGDGHPDLVIGNYFPAGARILDPNAGGRETMQASMSRARNGGGLVLLLWEGEVRGPRPEVRFRAVRGALPDAAEHGWTLGLGAQDLRGSLLPDLYVANDFGPDILLDNRSTPGHPRFVPLYGRRGFATPSSFVLGRDSFKGMGVAFGDLTGSGHRDIVVSNITTPYGLEESNFAWVNTGDVAAMERGIAPFVNRAEAFGLARSGWGWDVKIADFNNAGRPNVLQATGFVKGDVDRWPELQQLAMGNDLLLHDPRMWPNFVPGDDLSGHEHLRFFVPAAGHFVDIATRIGLGTPRVSRGIAAADIFGDCRLDFAVASQWDRSYFYRNTSATVGRCLGLHLLVPVRRGAPATTQIFRGPRPGVAGRPALGATIEVILPNGRHFVADVDGGNGHSGKSSPDVHVGLGAISALTTFTTAIAWRDPDGMIRRETLRLTPGWYTVVLGWPQRR
- a CDS encoding enediyne biosynthesis protein UnbU, with protein sequence MAARDPWYQDRRLAGLRRFSIAITVFTVLGETVFGFEPSWAQIVVSVVTAYGMAILLELVDAYAARRPVRFLGGWGLRGLGEFLLPTHITSLSVGFLLYAGGALWPLAFASAAAIASKAVFRVPTERGMRHFFNPSNSGITLTLLVFPWVGIAAPYEFTENLRGAALWLLPAGVLISGTFLLSRFAQRVPLAAAWIVGFAAQAVLRSILFASPLSAELTPMTGVAFVLFSMYMVTDPASSPGSAAGQIEFGLGTAAAYGALMALHVAYTLFFALTIVCAARGASLYAGAWTAQRARLQTAPAAISALEATNP